From Zingiber officinale cultivar Zhangliang chromosome 5B, Zo_v1.1, whole genome shotgun sequence, the proteins below share one genomic window:
- the LOC121984448 gene encoding uncharacterized protein LOC121984448, with the protein MLLTRSSTDDAFGVLTISLVILFDVLAVVCISQVTYLRVWFRRQYYFRLSFFNGPWITRIFLALVAIWWSLSEIARLSFLKGRLITPLTWQRSVCKIYIIFNLGFSEPSVFLTLVFLLRASLQKRDLGTLSVGWNKKTVRCIILYSLPILVTQLILNFAGPRLFNESNSGGRLRKNNYFTKASVLVGDDYVCTYPLLSTIVLGLFHAALISYVVCIGIRVYMSVINKQLLRRLYWLVSSIIISLPVRVLLLGFSVLPQPGTLAYELIVFLAFLIMLFCTVIGIIVLVYLPVADSMTLVNLEERAMLEIPYDDYYNDSASLVADQNCRDTRRSSDVSTKPGSVSFRTMIKDDLPSSDGFEDICTSIPAALRIGSPSGSSSTPARSMFPLKEIPRY; encoded by the coding sequence ATGCTCCTGACCAGATCCAGTACTGATGATGCATTTGGTGTGTTgacaatttctcttgtcattctGTTTGATGTGTTGGCTGTAGTATGCATATCCCAAGTCACCTATTTACGCGTATGGTTCCGGCGACAATATTATTTCCGGCTTAGTTTTTTTAATGGGCCCTGGATCACACGAATTTTTCTAGCTTTAGTTGCAATTTGGTGGAGCTTAAGTGAAATTGCTAGGCTAAGTTTTCTGAAAGGAAGGCTCATCACCCCCTTAACATGGCAGAGAAGTGTGTGCAAGATCTATATCATCTTCAATCTTGGGTTTTCAGAGCCTTCTGTCTTTCTTACACTTGTGTTCCTTTTACGCGCTTCCTTGCAAAAGAGGGATTTGGGAACTCTAAGCGTGGGATGGAACAAAAAAACCGTTCGCTGTATCATTCTTTACTCCCTTCCAATTTTAGTCACGCAACTTATCCTGAATTTTGCTGGACCCAGGCTTTTCAATGAGTCGAACAGTGGTGGAAGGTTAAGGAAGAATAACTACTTCACAAAAGCTAGTGTCTTGGTTGGAGACGATTATGTATGCACTTATCCTCTTCTTAGCACAATTGTTCTTGGGCTTTTTCATGCAGCCCTGATCAGCTACGTTGTGTGCATTGGAATTCGTGTGTACATGTCAGTGATCAACAAACAGCTGCTCCGAAGGCTCTATTGGCTGGTATCGTCaattattatttctcttcctGTGAGGGTGCTCCTCCTAGGATTCTCTGTACTACCTCAACCAGGCACCCTGGCATATGAACTGATTGTTTTCTTGGCCTTTTTGATCATGTTGTTTTGCACAGTGATTGGCATCATTGTATTGGTCTACTTGCCAGTGGCAGATTCTATGACCCTGGTTAACCTAGAGGAGAGAGCAATGTTAGAGATACCATACGATGATTATTACAATGACAGTGCGTCACTGGTGGCCGATCAGAACTGCAGGGACACCAGGAGGAGCTCTGATGTATCTACCAAACCTGGATCAGTGTCCTTCAGGACAATGATCAAGGATGATCTTCCTAGTTCAGATGGTTTTGAAGATATCTGCACGTCGATTCCAGCTGCTCTTCGTATTGGTTCACCCTCTGGTTCTTCTTCAACACCAGCTAGGTCCATGTTTCCTCTCAAAGAAATTCCTAGATACTAG